A segment of the Fusobacterium ulcerans genome:
TAAAATTATTGGATCCATTAAAAAAAGAATATAACTTGATATATGACAATCAATATATTATTTCTGTAACAGACAAAGAAAAAAAGTTAATGAGAGAAAGAATGGTTGAAGCTGGAATAGATTTTTCACGTCCTGTATTTGCATGTGCCATAAATTCCAGAAGGCCTGAAAAAGTTTATGATACAGAAAAAATGAAAGTTATTATTGAGCAGTTAATAAAAGATTTGAATGCTCAGATTATATTCTATTATTGCTCCAGCGAAAAAGAATTTGTTAAAAATATTCATAAAAAATTAAATAACAATATCAATATTTTTTCAAATATAAAAACTAATTCTATTAGAGAGCTTGCAATGCTTTTAGCTAATTGTGATCTGTTTTTTGGAAATGAAGGAGGACCCAGACATATAGCACAAAGTTTGGATATTCCAAGTTTTGCTATTTTCAGTCCAAGTGCTTCTAAAAAAGAATGGCTTTCTAATGCCTGTGAAAGACATCAGGGGGTAGAATCAAAAGATATGCCTTCATATACTTCTTCTCTTTCCAGAGAGGAAAAATATGCTCTTATAATTCCTGAATATGTTATTACTAAAATAAAAGAAATATACAATAAGTTTGTAAAAAAACCTGAGTAATTATTTTATACTCAGGTTTTTTATCTATTTATCTTCTTTTTTTATTTTCTCAATTGTAAATCCTGTAAATCCATATATTATAGATAAAACAGGAGAGATAAGATTAAAGAAACAGTATGGTACATATACCCATGGTCCTACTCCTAAGGCTCCCATCATGAAGGCCCCACATGTATTCCAAGGGACAAGAGGAGATGTCATTGTTCCAGAGTCCTCTAAAGCTCTGGAAAGGTTTTTTGCAGCCAATCCTCTCTCCTCATAACTTTCTTTAAACATTCTTCCAGGTATAACTATTGAAAGATACTGATCTCCAGCTACCAGATTAACAAATATAGGTGTAAGTATAGTTGAAAGAATTAATTTTCCATTTGTATTGGCAAATTTAAGAATCTCTTGTGCAATCCTTCCAAGCATTCCAGATTTTTCCATTATTCCACCAAATGTCATAGCACAAAGTATCAGGGAAACTGTCCACATCATTGAATCCAGTCCTCCCCTTGTAAGAAGCTCATCTACCATGGGCATTCCAGTATGGCCTACATATCCATAATGAAGTGAGTAAAGTGCTTCCTTCAAGCTAGAATCCTGCACAACTATTGCTGTAGCAGCTCCTATTAATGATCCAACAAAGAGTCCAGGAATTGCTGGCACTTTCATTATAACCATTCCAATAACAAATACTGGTATCAGCAGAAGGAAAGGATTTATTTTAAACGAACCTGTAAGAGCATTTAAAATCTCATTTATCTGAGCTGTATCCACTTCCCCACCAGATGTCTTCCTCAATCCAACCACTACAAATCCAATCAAAGTCAAAATATATGATGGTACTGTTGTGTACAGCATATGTTTTATATGATCAAATAAATTAGATCCCGCCATTGCTGGTGCCAAAGTTGTTGTATCTGACATAGGTGAAAGTTTATCTCCAAAATATGCTCCTGAGATAATAGCCCCTGCTATTATAGGTCTGGGAAGCCCCAATCCTTCTCCTATACCTACTAATGCTATTCCCACTGTAGAAGCAGTACTCCAAGAGCTCCCAGTAGATATAGATACTATAGAACATATTATTACAGTTACTGGCAAAAATACTGAAGGCTCTATTATTTTCAATCCATAATATATCATTGTTGGAACTACTCCTGATAGTATCCAGCTTCCTATTACCATTCCTATTATTATTAAAATCAGTATAGCTCTCATAGACATCTTTATAGTGTCTACCACACCATCTTCCAATTCATTCCAAGTTGCACATCCAGATATTTTTGCTATTAATGCTGCAAAAATTGCTGAAATAAAAATTGGAATATGCACATCAAGTTTAGCTACTTGAACAGCGTAATAAAGTGTTACTACCAAAAATATTACTGGCAGCAGTGCATAATAAAGTGATACCTGTTTCTTTTTCATTTCTCTCCTATCATCTCCCTCTTAATATTGATTTATTTGCAAATTTAATATACTTTATGTTGAGGTAAAAGTCAACATAATTATCAAATTATTTATTTTGCCTCTTCCTCTGTATTTTTCTTGATTTTTTCAATTGCTTTTCCATCATGATTATCTTCTATATAAGTATCCTTTAGATTATCCATAAGTTCATCATATTTTTCATCAGTTAATTTCAAATCTTTAACAATATACTCTAAAGAATATTTTTTAGAATAATTAAATTCTGTTGCATAAAAATCTGCACTTATTTCAGTTTCTGTATTAGTTATTATAATTTGAAAATCTGACTCTTCTTTATTTTTACAACTAAATAAATATTTTAATGAACCAAATCTATATCGTTCTATTTCATATTTGATCCATTCTATATCCCCAGCATACCTGTAGTAGATCCTTATTTCATCTTTGTTCTCTTCTCTTTCTTTTTTCCCAGAAAATTTAAAAAGTATTAGCAGCCCTATAACAATAACAGCTCCTACTGCTCCAAATGTTAAGTTGTCCATATCAATTCTCCTTTATTGTTATTTATACAATGAGTTATTATAGCATTCTCACATGATTTTTCAAGTAAAAATATTCTTTTCCTTTTATTAATTATCTTTATTTCACTTTAAAAAATGAAATAAAAAAAACAGACCTGAATAAAAGATTTTACTCAAGTCTGCCTGTATTTATAATTTATTTATGATCATGAGCATGGTCACTGCATTTTCCGCCACAGCCCTTGCATCCTCCACCACATCCACAACTGCTCTCTTCTCCTTTGAACATTCTATATACACTTCTAAGAGAATAAAAAGCTATAACTGCTACTATTGCTATCAATATCACTGTTTTCATTTATTTTCATCTCCTTTTTTCAGAAAATAAACCTTTCCCAAAAGAACTAAATTAGAAGAACAAGCTTCCTATTTGGAATATCAATACTGAAACAACATATGGTACTACAAGCATTATTGATACTACAAAACCTAAATATTTCCATCCAAACTCTTGTTTAATTGCTGCCAGAGTTGCTACACATGGTACTACAAGAAGTATAAATGCCATAAATGAATATGCTCTTAATGGAGCTAAATTATCATTTGGCCATAAGTTTGCTGTAGCCTGTACAATTCCTCTTCCTTCTTCTTCTATTTCTTCTTCATCAGGAGTTACGAAAAGTCCTTCTAAATCAAAACTAAGCATACCTACTACTGAATCTTTCACTGCTATTCCTAAACCTTTTACCTGCTCAATAGTATCTTCTGCAAATGTTGTTGCCTCTTCTTCCTCATCACCTTCACCAGCATCCTCTAATGGAAGTACCTGAGCCATAAATCCAACTACTATTTCCTTAGCTGCGATACTTGGGGGGATAGCTGCAACAGTTTCCCATCTGTCTCCAAATCCAGTAGGTCTCATTATTGGAGCAAATGCATGTCCAAACTTAGCTATATATGATACACTTGCATCTCCTTTTCCAGGGAAATAAGTAAGTGTCCAAAGAATTATCAAAATTCCCATAATTATAGTTGTTGCTCTTTTTAAATATTCAGATACTCTCATCCAAGTTGAATTCAAAATAACTTTTAAACTTGGAACTCTATATGGAGGAAGCTCTATTAATAAAGCTTTATTATCTGTTTTAAATCCTTTTACATTTTTAAGAGCAAGCCCTACAAGAATAGCTACAACTATTCCTAAAACATATAAAGACATAACTATTATTCCTGCTTTAGCTCCAAAGAAAGCTGCTGTAAACAGCCCATATACTGGAAGTCTAGCTCCACATGACATAAACGGCGCCATTGCTGCTGTCATTTTTCTTGAGCTTTCATCTTCCAATGTTCTTGTTGCATAAATAGCTGGTACAGAACATCCAAATCCTACTACCATAGGTACAAAAGCTTTACCATTCAATCCAAGTTTTCTCATTATTTTATCCATTAAGAAAGCTACTCTTGACATATATCCACTTTCTTCCAGTATTGCAAGGAAGAAATAAAGGAATACCATAACAGGAACGAATACTAAAACTCCTCCTACTCCTCCTATTATTCCATCTACTATCAGTGAATTTAACCAGTCTGGAGTTCCTTCTACCAGAACTCTTACATATTTTCCTATATATCCATTGATAAATCCATCTACCCAATCTATAAATGGAGCACTACCATTAAACACAAATCCCATTACTCCTGCCATTATCAATAAGAATAATGGAAGTCCAAAAACTTTATTTAATAGTATTTTATCTACCTTATCAGTAAAATCAAGTCTTGATTTTATAGAAGTAGTGAAAGTACGAGCAAGAATCCCGTTTACTGCTCCATATCTTCCTTCTGCTAAAATAGTTTCACTGTCATTGTCATATTTTTCTTCCATTTTAGCTATTTCTTCTTCAAAGGCACCTTTTAAATCGACACCATATTTATTTTTAAGTTTATCAATTAAGTGACTGTCTCTCTCCATAAGCTTTATAGAAAGATATTCACTTGGATATTCTTTAAGTATATTTTTAAATTTTTCATCTGAATTAATTTTCTTTTCTATATCTCTTATTATTCCTGTTATTGTATCATCAAATGGAAGTGAATATTTTTTTATTTTCTCTTTTTTAGCTGCTAATTCTATTATTGAATCCAATAATTCTTCAATCCCAGTTCCTTTCAGAGCTGAAACTGAAATAGCTTTTAATTCTATCAATTGCTGAAACTCTTCCATGTTCAATTTATAGTTCAACTTAGTAAACTCATCATAGAAGTTCAAAGCCATAATAGTTGGTTTTTCTAATTCTTTCAAAAGATAAGTTAAATAAAGATTTCTTTCTAAGTTAGTAGAATCAATTACATTAATAACTACATCTGGATCTTCATCAAGAATAAAATCTCTAGTTATTTTTTCTTCCAGAGTATATGGACTTAAACTATAAACTCCTGGAAGGTCAACAAGTTTTATCTCTTCTCCCTTGTAGTTAAATATTGCTTCTTTCTTTTCTACTGTTACTCCAGGCCAGTTTCCTACTTTAAGTTTTGACCCTGCTATTGCATTGATAAGTGCCGATTTTCCTACGTTCGGATTTCCTGTAAAAGCTAGCTTTATCATCTTCTATCTACCCCTCTATCTTTTCAACTTCTATATTTTTAGCATCTTCTTTTCTTATAGCTATACCTGTAGACTTTATTATGTATTCTTGCGGATCACCTAATGGAGCATTTCTTTCTAATTTTATTATTTCACCTGCTGTTATCCCCATATCTACTAATCTTTTTTTTAGTTCTCCAATTTTTCCGATTTTTACAATCTTTGCTTTCTCTCCATTTTTTAAATCACATAATTTCATAATCTGCCTCCATATATAATAATTAAAAATAGAAATCTTTTGTATATCAAAGTATTTTTTCTAAAGAATAGCAGCCTATATAGGCTGCATGCTTATATTTCTATTTATTTTCCACCAATATTTTATTAGCCAGTCCAAAGTTAAGAGCATATTTACAATTATTAATTTTCACAACAATAGAATCACTGCCATCTCTTAAAACACAGATCTTATTTCCTATACAGAAACCTTTTTCAAGCAGTCTTCCTTTACAGCATCCTGCTCCTTTTATATCTTTTATGATTAATTCTTTATTAGGTTCAGCAAAAGCTAATGGTAACATAACTACCCCTCCCAATGAAACAAAATCCTTCTATCCACATTTTATATAATATATTATACCAAAAAAGAAAAATTTGTCAATAGAAAAGGTTTGATTATTAAAATATGTTTTTAATAAACTATTTTAATTAAAAAAGATCAGATTAAGAACAAAACTTATAATTCTCAAGCTGATCTATATAGAAAATTTAGTATTTTTTTAATATTATCTAAATTATCAAAATTTTTTTATTTGTATAATTCCAAAACTTCTAAATACTCATTCTTTATTTCTTCTCTCAAACTTTTGGGCTCTAATATCTCTGCTTCCTTTGAAAACTGCCTGAAATACAGTTTGGCATTTTCATTTGCCACTTCAAAAAAATATATATCCCCCTCTTTTTTTATAAGCTTGGGACGATAGTTAGTAAAACTTTTTAAAAGGCTGTCTCCCTCTTCTGTCAATCTCACTTTTACTATATTTCCATTTCCTAGAAATGGATCAAAATTCTTACGAACATTTTCTATATATTTTTTATCCTTACCTTTTATTTTTTCATCCAGTATAGAAATTATTTCTAATTCCTTTAATTTAAAGTTAGCATAATTCTTTTTCTCTTCATCATAACAAAAAAGAAAGTTTTCGTCTCCTCTTTCCTCTCTCTTTATAAAATAAGGCTCTACATTGAATACTCTTTTCAGATATTTTATTTTTATTTTCTTTTTTTCCTTTATACCTTCCAATATCATTTTAACTCTGTCTTCAAATATAAATATCTCTCTTTGATATTTGAATTTAGAAGTATATAACTCAAAAAGATCTCTAAAATATTCAGCCTCTATATCTACTTCATTGGCTTTTAATACATCATAATATATTTCTCTGTTAGAAACATTCAAGTCAAACTGAATTATTTTTTTAAGTGGTCTTCCCTGTGTTTCTAAAAGTTTTTCAACATCCATTTTTCTATTATATTTAAATCTTTCAAGGATATAGTTGCAAAGTTTATTATTGTTTATTCCAAATTCTTCAATGTCATTTTTCATAAGACGCCAGATATCTTCTGGTACTGTCACCCTGATTTTCTTCATCTTCCTTTGCTCCTTTTTTAGAATATCTTTAGATATTATACCACAAAGGCAGAAATATGAAAACCAGATAAAATTAATTTCTACAATTCAAAATAGGAGATTGAGTTAATAACCAATCTCCTATTTTATATTTTTTAGTTTATGCTGAAAAAAGTTCACTGTCTTTTAATCCAGCCTCTTTTTTATTGAATATTCTCAATAGCTTTTCAGAAGTAAGATTTTTCTTTTCATCCCCTCTTACATCTATCAATATCTCTCCCTCATGAAGCATAATAAGTCTATTTCCATAATTTATCGCATCTTGCAGATTATGAGTTATCATAAGAGTAGATATATTATTTTTCTCCACTATCTCTTTTGTTTTATCCATTATTATTTTAGATGTCTTAGGATCAAGAGCTGCTGTGTGCTCATCTAAAAGAAGAACTTGCGGTTTATTTAATGTTGCCATTATCAAAGCAAGGCATTGTCTTTGTCCCCCTGATAACGATCCAACTTCAGTATCCATTTGGTCTTCTATTCCTAAATCAAGTTCTTTCAATAATGATCTATAGTATTCTTTTCTCTTTTTATTTAATCCCAATGTGAACCCAAATCTTTTTCCTTTGTTATCTGCCATTGAAAGATTTTCAAATACTGTCATAGATGGAGCTGTTCCCATTGCTGGATTTTGATATACTTTAGAAATGAAGCTTCCTCTTTTATATCTTGGAAGGTTTGTTATATCTTTTCCATCTATATCTATTGTCCCGCTGTCAGGAACAATATTTCCAGTTATAGTATCCAAAAGAGTAGATTTTCCTGCTCCATTACTTCCTATGATAGAGATAAAATCTCCTTTTTCAACATGAAGTTCCAAACCTTTAAATACTCTTTTTATACTTCCAAGCTCAGTCTGGAAACTCTTCTTCACATTATTTATGTTAAGCATTTACAATCCCTCCTTTTAACAAATGTTTTTTCTCTTTCAAGAAGATTATTATTACTACAAGCGCTGAAGTTATAAGTTTTAAGTCACTTGCATTCATTCCTACTTTTAAAGACAGTGCTATTATAGTTCTATAGATTATAGTTCCAAATATTACCATCATTGATATTTTTATTACTTTTTTCTTTCCAAACAACGCATCTCCAATTATTATAGATGCCAGACCTGTGATAATAGTTCCTGTTCCCATTCCTACATCAGCAAATCCTTGGTACTGTGCAAGTACTGCTCCTGAAAGAGCTACAAGACTATTTGCAAGCATAAGTCCATATATCTTCAATGTTTTTTCATTTAATCCCAATGAAATTATAAGGCTTTCATTATCTCCAAGTGCTTTAAGTGCAAAACCAAATTTTGTTTTAAGAAGAAAGTCCATTCCTAATTTTACAATAAGAAGGATAACAGCTACCACAACAATAGCTGAAACATTTCCATTAAATAGATGTTTTACTGAAAATAGAGGTATATTAGATTTTCCCATTATTCTTAAATTTATGCTGTAAAGACCCGTCATAACAATGATACCAGCCAGAAGATTTGTAACTCTCAGCTTTACATGGATCATTCCTGTAATAAATCCTGCTGCTGCTCCTGCTACCATAGCCAGAATAAGTGCCAGTACAGGATTTACCCCCTTTACTATAGAAGCTGCTGCTACTGCTGCTCCTAAAGGAAAGCTCCCATCCACTGTCATATCTGGAAAATCCAGTATCTTGTATGATATATAAACTCCCAATACCATTACTGCAAAAATAAAACTTTGTTCTAATGTTCCTAATAACATCTCTATCTCCTTTTCTTCCTTCATCAATGAAGCATTAATATTGTTTAGCTCCTTCTAAAGCTTTTGATGAAAGATCTACATTATATTTTTCTGCTGCCTTTTTATTTATTATTAATTGAGTATCTTTTAAAGTTTCTATTGGTATAGTATTTGGTGCAGTTCCTTTTAAAACCTGTACAGCAACTTCTCCAGTTTGATATCCCAATTTTTCATAATTTATTGTTTCAGTAACTAAAGCTCCCTGCATAACCTGATCTTCAACACTTCCTATAACTGGTTTTCCTGCTTTATTAGCTTTTTCCAACAAAAGAGGAGTTGATGCAACTACTAAGTTATCTGTTGGTGTATAAAGAACATCTACCTTTGGAAGAAGTGAATCTAGTCCAATAGCCATATCATTTATTGTTGTAATTCCTGTTTCTACTATTTCCAGTCCTAATTTTGCTGCTTCTACTTTTGCCTGTGCTACTTGTACTTGTGAATTTTGTTCACTTGTATTATAGATAATTCCTACTTTTTTAGCATTTGGTAAAAGCTTTGTTATTATTTCAAGCTGCTTGTATATTGGAGCTGCATCACTTGTTCCTGTGATATTGTCTCCAACTAATCCTGCACTTTCAGCATCTGTTACTGCTGTTATAAGGATAGGAATTTTTTTAGTTGCATTATATGCCGCCTGAGCACTTGGTGTAGATATTGCCAGAATAATATCTTTTTTATCTTGAACAAATGAATTTGCTATCATTTGAGCTGTTCCAAAATCTCCCTGTGCATTTTGATAATCTATTTTTGCATCACCATAACCGCCATCTTTAAGTGCTTTGATAAATCCTTCTCTAGCTGAGTCCAAAGCCTGATGTTCCATTATTTGAGTAATTCCTACTTTTATTTTTGCTGGTTCCTTTCCAAAAGCTACCATTGAAAGTCCCATTAATAACATAATTATCTTTTTCATCTTTGCATTCCCCCTGTGAACTAACTTTTATTTCATAGGGTTATAATACCACTAAAACCGTTATTCTTATAGATAACAATTAAAATACTTATTTGTTCCACATTGTATTTCTAAAACCCTTATTTTATAAGGATTTGAAAATATTATTTTCTAAAATCTGTTCGTACTATTCTCCCTTTATGCCAAATTTTTCTGCAACATCTTTATTTATATACATTTCTGACTTCTCCACAACCTCATAAGGAATGTTCTCTATCTTCTCTCCAGACAGATATCTAGCTGCCATTTCTCCTGTCTGATATCCAACTTGATAATCAGATATTCCATCTACTGCCAAAGCTCCCTGATCTGCAAAACTTTTTGTTGCTCCTATTATTGGTTTATTAGCTTTATTGCATTTTTCCACAATAAGAGGATATGTAGAAGCAATTGTATTGTCTATTGAAGTATAAAGAACATCTATTGTTGGTAAAAGTGTATCTAAAGCTGAAGCCATTTCACTTATATTATTTATTCCTTTTATTTTTACTGTATACCCTTCCTCTTCTGCTGCCTTAGTAAATGCATCTGTCAGATAAAAAGAATTTTGTTCGCTTGTATTATATACAATTCCTATATTTTTAGCTTCTGGTAAAAGTTTTTTTATAAGCTGTACCTGTTTTTTAACTGGTGACTTATCACTTACCCCTGTTACATTTTTTCTAAGTATCCCAGCACTTTCTGGATTAGTTATAGCTGAGAAAAATATAGGTTTATCTTTTATATTATTTGCAGCTGCCTGAGCACTTGGTGTAGATATAGCAATTATTATATCACTCTTATTATTAAATTCCTGAGCTATTACCTGTGCTGTTCCAAAATCTCCCTGTGCATTTTTATAATCAATATTTACTTTATTTTCATCATAACCTTTTTCTTTAAGAGCATCTATCACTCCTCTTCTCACATCATCCAATGAAGAATGCTCCACTATTTGAGTAATTCCTATCTCTATCTTTTTCTGCTTTTCTGTTCCACATGCTGTACATAAAATAACTAAAAGTAAAATAAATAATTTTTTCATTTTTTTCCTCCCTGAAATGTATTAAAAATAAAAAGCCCTGTCAAAATCAGACAAGGCTTACTAAACAAATATTTTTTATATAAAATAAAAAACCTGTTCACTTGGAACAGGTTTAAATACATACTAAAATAAATAAAAGTATCTATATTTTAAAATGAACATCTATGACAAAACCTGATCCACCTGTCTGGTATTAAATTTGTGAAGTCTGTTTTGCCACCACCAAGTAAATCTATTCATCATTTTTGTTCACCTCCATTTTTTATTTTTTTTTCTTATAAAAGAGAATACACCATTTTTTTTAGAATGTCAAATTTATTTTTATTGGTTAATAGTTATTCTTGTTCCATCAGACAATTCTATTATTTGAGTTCTTCCATCTGAATAAACTACTTTCCCACTTCTTTGTGGAGCTTGCTGATTGTTGTATCTATTATTATAATTTCCATTATAATTATTATTATATCCACCACTATAATTATTAGCTGTAACTGTGTTTAATCTTGCAGGTACTCCTGAATTTCCATATTTATAACGAGCATTCTGAGCAACTGCCTGTCTTTCATAATCTCTTCTTATATTTGTATCCAACTGATCCAAATCTCTCTGGTGTTTTATCTCACTATTTTGATAACTGTTATTTAATATAAGT
Coding sequences within it:
- a CDS encoding ABC transporter substrate-binding protein codes for the protein MKKLFILLLVILCTACGTEKQKKIEIGITQIVEHSSLDDVRRGVIDALKEKGYDENKVNIDYKNAQGDFGTAQVIAQEFNNKSDIIIAISTPSAQAAANNIKDKPIFFSAITNPESAGILRKNVTGVSDKSPVKKQVQLIKKLLPEAKNIGIVYNTSEQNSFYLTDAFTKAAEEEGYTVKIKGINNISEMASALDTLLPTIDVLYTSIDNTIASTYPLIVEKCNKANKPIIGATKSFADQGALAVDGISDYQVGYQTGEMAARYLSGEKIENIPYEVVEKSEMYINKDVAEKFGIKGE
- the feoB gene encoding ferrous iron transport protein B, translated to MIKLAFTGNPNVGKSALINAIAGSKLKVGNWPGVTVEKKEAIFNYKGEEIKLVDLPGVYSLSPYTLEEKITRDFILDEDPDVVINVIDSTNLERNLYLTYLLKELEKPTIMALNFYDEFTKLNYKLNMEEFQQLIELKAISVSALKGTGIEELLDSIIELAAKKEKIKKYSLPFDDTITGIIRDIEKKINSDEKFKNILKEYPSEYLSIKLMERDSHLIDKLKNKYGVDLKGAFEEEIAKMEEKYDNDSETILAEGRYGAVNGILARTFTTSIKSRLDFTDKVDKILLNKVFGLPLFLLIMAGVMGFVFNGSAPFIDWVDGFINGYIGKYVRVLVEGTPDWLNSLIVDGIIGGVGGVLVFVPVMVFLYFFLAILEESGYMSRVAFLMDKIMRKLGLNGKAFVPMVVGFGCSVPAIYATRTLEDESSRKMTAAMAPFMSCGARLPVYGLFTAAFFGAKAGIIVMSLYVLGIVVAILVGLALKNVKGFKTDNKALLIELPPYRVPSLKVILNSTWMRVSEYLKRATTIIMGILIILWTLTYFPGKGDASVSYIAKFGHAFAPIMRPTGFGDRWETVAAIPPSIAAKEIVVGFMAQVLPLEDAGEGDEEEEATTFAEDTIEQVKGLGIAVKDSVVGMLSFDLEGLFVTPDEEEIEEEGRGIVQATANLWPNDNLAPLRAYSFMAFILLVVPCVATLAAIKQEFGWKYLGFVVSIMLVVPYVVSVLIFQIGSLFF
- a CDS encoding FeoA family protein gives rise to the protein MKLCDLKNGEKAKIVKIGKIGELKKRLVDMGITAGEIIKLERNAPLGDPQEYIIKSTGIAIRKEDAKNIEVEKIEG
- a CDS encoding ABC transporter permease, whose protein sequence is MLLGTLEQSFIFAVMVLGVYISYKILDFPDMTVDGSFPLGAAVAAASIVKGVNPVLALILAMVAGAAAGFITGMIHVKLRVTNLLAGIIVMTGLYSINLRIMGKSNIPLFSVKHLFNGNVSAIVVVAVILLIVKLGMDFLLKTKFGFALKALGDNESLIISLGLNEKTLKIYGLMLANSLVALSGAVLAQYQGFADVGMGTGTIITGLASIIIGDALFGKKKVIKISMMVIFGTIIYRTIIALSLKVGMNASDLKLITSALVVIIIFLKEKKHLLKGGIVNA
- a CDS encoding FeoB-associated Cys-rich membrane protein, producing MKTVILIAIVAVIAFYSLRSVYRMFKGEESSCGCGGGCKGCGGKCSDHAHDHK
- the nhaC gene encoding Na+/H+ antiporter NhaC; the protein is MKKKQVSLYYALLPVIFLVVTLYYAVQVAKLDVHIPIFISAIFAALIAKISGCATWNELEDGVVDTIKMSMRAILILIIIGMVIGSWILSGVVPTMIYYGLKIIEPSVFLPVTVIICSIVSISTGSSWSTASTVGIALVGIGEGLGLPRPIIAGAIISGAYFGDKLSPMSDTTTLAPAMAGSNLFDHIKHMLYTTVPSYILTLIGFVVVGLRKTSGGEVDTAQINEILNALTGSFKINPFLLLIPVFVIGMVIMKVPAIPGLFVGSLIGAATAIVVQDSSLKEALYSLHYGYVGHTGMPMVDELLTRGGLDSMMWTVSLILCAMTFGGIMEKSGMLGRIAQEILKFANTNGKLILSTILTPIFVNLVAGDQYLSIVIPGRMFKESYEERGLAAKNLSRALEDSGTMTSPLVPWNTCGAFMMGALGVGPWVYVPYCFFNLISPVLSIIYGFTGFTIEKIKKEDK
- a CDS encoding WYL domain-containing protein, whose protein sequence is MKKIRVTVPEDIWRLMKNDIEEFGINNNKLCNYILERFKYNRKMDVEKLLETQGRPLKKIIQFDLNVSNREIYYDVLKANEVDIEAEYFRDLFELYTSKFKYQREIFIFEDRVKMILEGIKEKKKIKIKYLKRVFNVEPYFIKREERGDENFLFCYDEEKKNYANFKLKELEIISILDEKIKGKDKKYIENVRKNFDPFLGNGNIVKVRLTEEGDSLLKSFTNYRPKLIKKEGDIYFFEVANENAKLYFRQFSKEAEILEPKSLREEIKNEYLEVLELYK
- a CDS encoding ABC transporter substrate-binding protein, whose product is MKKIIMLLMGLSMVAFGKEPAKIKVGITQIMEHQALDSAREGFIKALKDGGYGDAKIDYQNAQGDFGTAQMIANSFVQDKKDIILAISTPSAQAAYNATKKIPILITAVTDAESAGLVGDNITGTSDAAPIYKQLEIITKLLPNAKKVGIIYNTSEQNSQVQVAQAKVEAAKLGLEIVETGITTINDMAIGLDSLLPKVDVLYTPTDNLVVASTPLLLEKANKAGKPVIGSVEDQVMQGALVTETINYEKLGYQTGEVAVQVLKGTAPNTIPIETLKDTQLIINKKAAEKYNVDLSSKALEGAKQY
- a CDS encoding glycosyltransferase family 9 protein — protein: MKILIIRFKQIGDAVLSSVLCNTLKKSFPNAEIDYVLYEHISPLFQNHKYIDNVISITKEEQKNPLKYILKVWKVTRKKYDIIIDIMSTPKSEIFSLFSMDSKYRIGRAKKYRGFIYTDKVEEPEYAKDKVDKFLKLLDPLKKEYNLIYDNQYIISVTDKEKKLMRERMVEAGIDFSRPVFACAINSRRPEKVYDTEKMKVIIEQLIKDLNAQIIFYYCSSEKEFVKNIHKKLNNNINIFSNIKTNSIRELAMLLANCDLFFGNEGGPRHIAQSLDIPSFAIFSPSASKKEWLSNACERHQGVESKDMPSYTSSLSREEKYALIIPEYVITKIKEIYNKFVKKPE
- a CDS encoding FeoA family protein, whose protein sequence is MLPLAFAEPNKELIIKDIKGAGCCKGRLLEKGFCIGNKICVLRDGSDSIVVKINNCKYALNFGLANKILVENK
- a CDS encoding ABC transporter ATP-binding protein, with protein sequence MLNINNVKKSFQTELGSIKRVFKGLELHVEKGDFISIIGSNGAGKSTLLDTITGNIVPDSGTIDIDGKDITNLPRYKRGSFISKVYQNPAMGTAPSMTVFENLSMADNKGKRFGFTLGLNKKRKEYYRSLLKELDLGIEDQMDTEVGSLSGGQRQCLALIMATLNKPQVLLLDEHTAALDPKTSKIIMDKTKEIVEKNNISTLMITHNLQDAINYGNRLIMLHEGEILIDVRGDEKKNLTSEKLLRIFNKKEAGLKDSELFSA